AGGTCCGACTTTCACTCattctgcaaacatttattcAGAGGTTACAATGTACCAACTTTTATGCTAACTATAGGGagatataaaaaatgaaacactgtCCCCTGTAATTTAGGAATTCAAAGTTAGGAGGTGaggacatacacatacacagatatttataaaacaaaattgaaatgttttttaaagataagttATTCTGGGTGGAAAGAATGGGGAATTTTAACTGTACCTCAGGGCAGAGACCAGGATAAGTGGGAAGAAAAACCTTCAGATTAGAGCTGATTCTCAAAAGAATGAATAGGAGGATCAGTAGGAATTTACTAGCTAAAGTGAAAATAAGATGTGGTAAGTTAAGGTCTGCCTGTGGGAAATCTAAGTAGTTCTGCAGGGTTACACAGCATGTAAGGGACTAAGAAAACGTGAGGCTGGCAAGGTAGTATCCCTCCCTGTAATCTCTACTATACCATATGTAGGCAGTatgacatacatacatatatatgatgttAAAGACATTATTATGGTATCTCCTCCAATCAAAATAAGCCTTTAGATTATTCCACACCACTAGAGAGACACTATTATAACTAAGATGGGTCGACAAAAGATTCCCAAGTAAAAGCTGATGCAATTATCCTTGAGTCATCAGTAAACGTTTCAAAGCTTGAGTACTATTCAGATAACTTCCGGGGGGGGGCTTATTATTCTGAGCCTTATATATCTTATTAGATTTGGAAAGATTATAACTGCCTTCTTTATGTGGGCCACATTTCCCCCCTTTCTGGATAAATAACATTACTtaataagcaaaataagtaatattttttcattatagcaCCGTAATAAAAGTTCCCATAAGCAGTTTTTTTTAAGCCTAGTTTATTTCTTGATGTGGAAAATTGATAAATctgttaaaatatgtataattttgacCCTTCTCTCAAAAAATATGAGATTTATACCTAAAATAATAAATGGGGGTCTAGAATTCTAAGAAATCTTAATCACCATAAGTTTATGAAACACCGTAAGTCCATTTTGTATTATGGATAGTGGGGCTTGtcaaatgtgaaaattaaataaattggaaGCTAAAATGCTATCTATTCCACATTAttctcaagttttaaaaacagagaaaggtatatatttaaagagttaaacaaggctactaaatatggaaaactgcacaatagaatactatgtttattcagctttcatttttaagagttgtattttttaaagatagactAATGTAAccattttttgggaaaaaaaaaagtagcactaatatttttatttttccaggttGAAGAAGAAGGCTTGCAAATTTGTGTCGAAATATGTGGTTGTGCTCTGCAACTCGACCTTCATGATGATCCCAAAACTAAATGtctgatttataaaacaattgcaCATTTTTTGCCAAATGATTTGGAGATCCTCAGGATTTGTGCACTCTCAATATTTTTTCTGGAGCGCTCCTTAGAAGCGTATCGTACTGTTGAAGAGCTTTACAAACGTCCAGATGAAGAATATAATGAAGGCACAAGTAGTGTTCAAAATCGTGTTCGTTTTGAATTGCTTCCGATTTTGAAAAAGGGATTGTTTTTTGACCCTGAATTTTGGAACTTTGTAATGATTAAGAAAAACTGCGTAGCATTATTGAGTGATAAATCAGTAGTTAGATTTCTAAATGAAAGCACACTGGAAAATAATGCAGGTAATCTAAAAAGGACAGAAGAACAGCAAGGTTTGGAGGAAGGGTTTGACTCTCTTACAGATCAGAGCACTGGAGAGACTGATCCTGATGATGTATCTGGAGTGCAGCCTAAAGGTCATATTAATACGAAGAAAAACTTTACAGCTCTTAATACTTCCAAAGTAGATCACAATGTCCCAAGGCATCGTTGTATGTTATGTAACAAGGAATTTCTAGGTGGTCACATCGTAAGGCATGCCCAGGCTCATCAGAAAAAAGGCAGTTTTGCATGTGTAATATGTGGTAGGAAATTTAGAAACAGAGGACTTATGCAGAAGCATTTAAAGAATCATGTTAAGAAGATACAGAGACAGCAAATTGCTGCAGCTCAACAGGATGATCAGGAAGTCACTGCTTTGGGAGAAATCAATTGTTCTAATTCTTCCATTTCATTTGAAAATGGGAATTCGGACAGTAAAGATTTGGAAGTCGAGACTCTTACTGCTTCTAGTGAAGGAGACAAAGAAGTCATCCCTGAGCATGTGGCTGAGTTCATTGAAATCCCCGTAAGTGCACCAGAAGATGTTACTGAAAATGTTATTGAAAATGGCAGTCCTGTAACTTCTTTAAATAATGTCTTGAAGCCTTTACCTGAATGTGGGGATGAttatgaggaggaagaggatgaagaaGGTGATTATGAAGAAGATGATTATGACCTGAATCAAGAAACTTCAGTAATTCATAAAATCAATGGAACTGTATGCCATCCAAAAGACATATATGCCACAGATCAAGAAGGAAACTTTAAGTGTCCTGCTCTTGGCTGTGTCCGGATATTTAAAAGAATTGGGTTTCTAAATAAACATGCAATGACCGTACATCCAACTGATTTAAACGTGCGACAAACAGTAATGAAGTGGAgcaaaggaaaatgcaaattttgtCAAAGGCAATTTGAAGATTCTCAACATTTTATAGACCACCTTAATAGACACAGCTATccaaatgtgtatttttgtttgcattttaattgCAACGAGTCATTTAAGCTGCCATTCCAGCTTGCCCAGCACACAAAAAGTCACAGGATATTTCAAGCTCAGTGTAGTTTTCCAGAATGCCATGAGCTTTTTGAAGATCTTCCTCTGCTATATGAACATGAAGCTCAGCACTATTTAAGTAAAACACCAGAATCATCTGCACAACCAAGTGAAACAATTCTTTGGGATGTTCATACAGACTCAAATCctaatcatcaggaaaaagaCTCATCTAGTAATGAGAAACAAACTATTAGTCTGCCAGTTTCTACTAGCAAATCAAGGAAAGAGTCTACAGAACCAAAGACATGTATAGAAagtatggaaaagaaaacagacagtTTAGTTCAGAATGGAAATGAACGTTCTGATGACACTGTTTCAAATATAAGCTTGATAGACCAAAAGATGCCTGACATAGAGccaaattctgaaaataattgtAGCAGTAGTGATTTAGTCAATGGACATAGTGAAATAGAGCAAACACCTTTAGTTTCATCGGATCCTGCTTTGAAAATTGATACAAACAGAATCAGGACAGAAAATGGTTCCATTTTACCCAGTGTTGTACCACAAGAACACAATACCTTGCCAGTATCTCAGGCACCTTCCAAACCAAATCTGACAAGTGAACATACTTCATATGGCTTAATTTTAACAAAACCATACGTCAGACCATTGCCTCCCAGTTACCTTGACGAACGGTATCTTAGTATGCCAAAACGCAGAAAATTTCTGACTGATAGAGTAGATGCCTGTTCTGATCAAGATAACGTAtataaaaaatcagtgaaaagatTAAGATGTGGCAAATGCCTGACCACCTACTGTAATGCAGAAGCACTTGAGGCTCATCTTGCACAAAAGAAATGTCAGACACTCTTTGGATTTGATTCAGATGATGAAAGTAAGTCTTCTATCTCCTTAGTAGAGATatctgtaaaaaaagaaaatggcataaataaaactattatagATCTTTGAGATTTAAAAACTTGACATTTGTGTAGCACAGATAGTGAAGCATTACTCCATACGTTATTTCCTTTAATACATACAACCAGTATGAGGTGATACTAATATTCCTGTTTGATAGATCAAGCAACTGAAATTCACAAGTAATTTGCATAGGGCTTTGCCTATGAACTTGTGCAAGGCAGAATCTGAACACAGGTTTTTCATATTCTTTGATTATACTTCTTCCACTGTATCAAAAGTTCTTCTTCATTCCAAGTTTCTGTaataaaagttgtaattttgatgggaattatttttcatatgcaTTCCAGAATATAAATCAAGTGAATCTGTGTCTCTGTTACaaaaacagaagtagaaaaagaaccgaaaataagtgagaaacaaaatcagaaaaagagcTTGTCTTTCTACTAATAGCAATATCCTTTAAAATGACAGGGTGTAAATTAAACAGGAATCTGACTTGGAATTCCGGTTGAACGtcaataaaatttgaattaaCAGATGTGTTCTATTTTACAGGTGCctgatgaaaatatttcagaaagacCTATCAATCAAGCAGTAGTGTGAAAAAAACACTATAAGAAAATGCATCATCAGTTTGCTATTTCCCTGATGGCCTTAATTTTAGAGTGGTCTCGGATTACTAAAGATAAAGACAAAGCACATTTTCTAGAATGAACTCACAGAGATGTGCTGGCTTAGACTCCAAAAGGGTTATTATAAAACTCCCAAAGTACCAGTTTTCCagaaaaccacattttaaagtttatgatGATTAATAGCAGCAGCATGTTCAGTTTCGCTTATATGAGAAACATGTTTAGGCAACTAGTCAGAAAACCAGCGATGGCCTTACAGAAAGGGAAAAGTTAACACATTATTAAAAagtgtgtggggggaggggggctgGTTTACAATAATAAaccatttaaagtattttattctacAAATGGGGTTTGTTTTCTCGTCATGCATAATCAGATTATGTCCCCTCCATTCTGGTCAAACATGTTGAAGGAACCGCTGCTGTTTGGTTTGTGATGATTTAGAAACTTATACATTAACATACCACAGTGCTATCAATTAAAGATTGTAACTGGTTTCCAGATGATTAATTAAGTCAAAGTTCAATGAATGGCACGCCAGcattgaaaattaagaaataaaaaaaaaactacagtgcTTTGCTAATAAGCTCTTGATGGAACCTCCCACTAACCACTTTTGTGGTATAAATTAGTTACATTTAAAGGGCAGCAGTGTCgataaaatagggaaaaaaaaaccatcagTAACTCTGGGGAGAGATGAAAGGAATCTAAGACTTTACAGGCTTTGTAGTTGAAGGAAAACACTGAATTGCAAATTATTCAATGTGAATAATGGTAAAAGCACACTGGGATATTTCTGTTTGTATATATGTTGGGACATTGCTTGATGATTCATAGTGAGGTCCTTTAGACATTAATATGAGTTATCTAAGTACAGTCCTATTAAAATAACTGGCTCAAAAAATCAGCTAAGAATCAGGTtgagaattcattcattttattctattagGAGAGGTAATTCCAAAATAAGCCATACTACTCCTGTTTTTTTATTCATTAGTGATGACTCTGGTCTGAAtagtaatttttatatgtaaaaggCAGTAGTTACACAAAACATTTGCACAACACAATAAGAGATACATTCATGCATTGTTTTCCTTAGTGATAAGTTATTTtcctaagaaaattttaaagtgttaacaaaataaatattttttaaaatgctctctCAGATGTTTTCCATTTGTCCATTATGGAAAGGAAGATGCTTAAAGACTTCCTTTTACCTAATAGCGTGTGAATCTAAAACAgggataaaaataacaaaaaggcaAACTGTTTCAAAACGGATCTCCTAATGTCCCAATGTCAAATATTCCAGTTATTCTAAATAACAAAATCTTTATTCAAGGCAGATAATCTCATCAGACCCTATTATTAGAGCTTCTTCAATGAGGCTATTATGGAAGTGGGGAATTTCTTCCAGGTAGCATCCATATTTTATTAGGATTTCCAGATCATGATAgatcagatgattttttttttaatttcccggTTTTATTCGTTTATCATCAGCATTCACTACTATGCAATGATGGTCATAAGTCCATtccaaatttaaatttgtttctgttaTGTAGCCTACATTAGGCTGTGGAATTTACATTTAGGTAACTAAACACAGCTCATAATTCAAGTCTTTTCTTTAAGGTCagctaaaaaaatgttttctgtatttcttgatactaaaaatgtaatgatttttattttagttcattCTAAAAGTATGTCTTGTAATAAAAAGTCTGTTTGGAAACTGGTTCATTTGGACAGTGaagtcttttgaaatatttctgctTTGTACCTTTTCCAgaagtttaatattttatcacatttttcaCAAGTTGTAACAACTGATACAAATCCATGCCCACAAAGTATTCCATTTTCATTACTTCCATTGTTCATGCAAAGATGTTTCGAATATATtccatttgttatttgtttttaatttgaggtttatttctacttttgtgttgctaagagaaaattatttctgaaagacTGAGATCAAACTGGTTTATATATAACTAAATCAaggaatgttttataaaattctatttgACCACCCTGTCTTAACCTCGGtttatatatttctcaaataGCTAGTGAAagaatgtgttcattttattatgtCTGTCTTTTAGCACATAAACCTACATCATTTTGCTTTTATAGGGTGCATAAACTTCCAACAGTTCTAATTTGAGCTTCAGAAGAAAAGGAAGCTTGCTTCTTATTCCTcagattcttcttttcttctgttttgaggATGTATTCATCCTACATGGACCAAGTttcaaatcttcatttttaaataaaaatttccttcaaaaaattaaatgttaaatttctgCTGTGTGTCAGTAAGGTCAAGAAAATAGCAAATCTGAATTTTTGCTGCTCAGATATTATGGAGGAGGTAAAAAGGGTAATCTCCATGGACAAGGACACTGGTACTTTGGGCTTTAgccatattcatttttttaaaaccaccaattatataatacttaaataatttatatcattGAACTTGTGATTCTTTTCAAATCACACTGAAGGTTCAGCCGTACTCCTTTCATGTTTGGTTTAATACTGATGTATGGATGAAAAACCTAAAAGGGAtgatagtgtttattttttaatttatttggtaCTGTAAAACACCTTTTCAGAATGAGTAAATGCTgcatatgcattttagaattgTTAATATGTGAAAGATATTACAGATTCAGCAAGAAAGGAAATTTGTGCTTCCTTGttgaatgttaaattattttactttgcattttataAGAGTACAAATTAAAACTGAGCCATTGAACTGCAATAAATCAACAATAGTGTctcatttcaagaaattttttgtaCTGTACATAGATTTGTTCAATAAAACGTTGTCCTTGTTGGTAATCAAGTGTTCAATTTTATGTAGTACATTGCTTTCAAAAGGAATTAGACTTATATAAggtatatattaaatgaaaatgtcaaTTATGTCTTATAAAGGAATGGCATATTTCAGTTAGTATCATTACCATATTTGGattgagtgattttttaaaacataatatagaaaatagaaatatctaaaattttacACAAAATAGGCATTTTTGGACATTTTAACGAATGCCTATATGGAGGAATAAAAGTTGATAGAATTCTGTTTCACCAAAGTCACTTCAGGTAAGTGGGTTCAGTGTGATACAGTACTTTCTGCAAACTTAGTAGGTGTCGGAACTCTCCAAAGGCAAGACAGTAGATAAATTTGTCTACATTGgtaattcttcaaaaatgaagagctTCTGgtggaacttaaaaaaaacaaagactgaaatcattttgaaatattacaaTATAAATGATGATGAAAATTATTTCCTAGGAAAGAATTTCACTGGGGAAACAAACGTTTTAAAGTCAGTAAGCTGTAACCCAAAGTGATGTCCTTGAGCATGAGGGCTCCTACTTTTTTGGTTCGCTAACAAAGGAAAACCCTCTAAACTATTTGTTATAACTTGCAATTGGAAAAAATGGGGCTTTAAGTAGGAAAAAAACCTTTCTGATGTGATGAGATCACACTGCAAATGATAAATGGGATAAAATGATTTGTGCAACTTACAAGCATTATGCCTTGAAACACTATGAGAGTGTTATTGAAACATTCTAGAGCTGAGATCTAAAATTATCAGTCTGATTTATGGTCATATGATCTTAGACTCAATATATTCcatattcaaaataatgaatGTATTGAGGTATTTGGACAAAGTTATTGGGGTTTTGAtaacttcattttccttttctgaaatttGAGGAATTCTGGGAAGCAACTACTACTAAATAGGCTTCCAAGATAACCAAATTCAGCTGATTTTCATAGCATAATGTCTGTACTGATTTTAAGAATCAACTGATAGAACAGGGACAGATGTTTTAACTGTACATCAAGATTTGAAATAGAGTCAATCCACTAATACTTGGAATAAAAATCGTAAATGATAGAAAGTTTCATGCCTTATTGATGGGTACTGCACAGCGGGGGAAGAAATGGCTTGTTGATATATGCTACCTCTAATTGTACAACTCAAGGGTAAATATGAACACTGCTCAGTAGACACCAAAGTTCAGAAAGGTTAACCTGGttaaaatcacacagctaataaatgcagAGGGTGACTGAAAAATCAGATGGGTCCCAAAACCATGTTTCCATTGTGCCACACACTTTTCCCTACAAATGTAGAGCATGAGTGGATCTAATAATCCAAATCGGGTCAGATTTGCCTGAGGATCAGTGACTTCAGAGTCAAAGGATGAAGCCTGGTAGAGAGATATCTGGTTGATGCAGTAGTATCTTCTAGCAGTGATTCTTATGTGGTTTCTAGAGCAGCAgaatcagcatcacctggaaatttgttagaaatgctaAATTGTGGTCAGGTTGGAGGCCATCTGGCGTAACAaatcctccaggtgattctgatacaagCTAAGGTTTGAAAATCACAGATCTAAAGCAATAAGGTTCTTTGTATTTCCCTAGAAGATAAACTTTCCCCTTAAATTTATAGAACCTTCTCAAAAATTAGTTTCCAAGACATTTAAAGAAGTCCCCTATTACTAGGTACTTAAACTGTTGGGTGAATGGATAATTTAGTAGTAAGATCTAATATCCCAAACCGCTCTAATGgggagagttttttgttttttgctcaaGTTGTATTCAGTAAATGAAACTACCAGAACAGAATTTAATGGAAACAGTGCAAAGAGGTGTGGGGATCAGTTACACTCAAATTCTAGCATACTAGTTTTATCGTTGTGGAGAGCTGTACATCCCATTGATACAGAATTTTGCTAAGTTTCTCTTCATGTTAGGTATGGCTCCTGTACCCTGTCTTTGGCTCCAGTCATATTTAAAACCCCCATCTACCCTCATCATGTTATTTTAGTCCATGCATTTTTCACTACTATTCCCTTTACTGGTTGTTCACCTTTTTCCCTGTCCCATCTCTCATTCTTTGATTTAATCCTTCCTAAGCATAACCACTTTGTCAGAAAGCCAGGTCTCTTGATTACTCCCCTAGCATTCCTCCTCTCAATACATGGCAACTAGTGCCCGAACCAAAACCTTCTAATCATCCCTGACTCTATCATGCCCTTCACTCTAATTCAAGCCACCATTTTCTCTAACCTGGATGATTTTAATAGTCTCCTAACTGGGTTCCCTGCTTCTACCCTTACCCTCCCTTCAGTCTTCACACCAGCAGCCAAAGTAATCCTGTTCTGAGACAAGTCAGATAATGACATTCCTGTTTAAAACCTGCCAGTGCCTTCAaagctcattcatttattcaacaaatattcattggaTACCTACCGTATGCTGGCCTCTGTAACAGGCAATGAAAAACAAATCCTTGCCTCACAGAGCTCATATTCTATTGGGGAACAACAAACATACAGTATGAGtgctatgcagaaaaataaagtggGTAGGAAATGCATAAGTAAGCATGGTGTTGGTGGTGATTTTAAGCAAGATGATGAGGTAAGGCCTCTGATAAGGTGACTTTTGAGCAGGAACCTGACTAAAGTAGGGGAAAGAGTCATTCAGATATCCAAGGTAAGAATATGCCAGGGGCAAGAGCAAAGGCTTTGAGGCAAGAACCTGTGGCAAGTTGAAGGAACAGATGATAAGGGAACCACTGACTAGTCTGGAGAGATTGacaaaataatgagaaagagataaaacatGAAAGCTGAAGTCCATATAATGGTCTACAAGGTTCTAGACCTACACTATCCAAGACAGTAGTCACTAGCCACGTGTggctattaaaatttaaattcaaataaaacttaaaattcagttccttagttGCACTAAACACAAGAAGCTCAAGAGCCACGTGCCTGATAGTTACTGTATTGGACAGTAAAAAGAACACTGTCATTTCGAAAAGCA
This window of the Theropithecus gelada isolate Dixy chromosome 2, Tgel_1.0, whole genome shotgun sequence genome carries:
- the ZNF654 gene encoding zinc finger protein 654 isoform X2; its protein translation is MAEEESDQEAERLGEELVAIVESPLGPVGLRAAGDGRGGAGSGNCGGGVGISSRDYCRRFCQVVEDYAGRWQVPLPQLQVLQTALCCFTTASASFPDECEHVQYVLSSLAVSFFELLLFFGRDEFYEEPLKDILGSFQHLLKTDCKSGIDIICNAEKEGKTMLALQLCESFLIPQLQNGDMYCIWELIFIWSKLQLKSNPSKQVFVDQCYQLLRTATNVRVIFPFMKIIKDEVEEEGLQICVEICGCALQLDLHDDPKTKCLIYKTIAHFLPNDLEILRICALSIFFLERSLEAYRTVEELYKRPDEEYNEGTSSVQNRVRFELLPILKKGLFFDPEFWNFVMIKKNCVALLSDKSVVRFLNESTLENNAGNLKRTEEQQGLEEGFDSLTDQSTGETDPDDVSGVQPKGHINTKKNFTALNTSKVDHNVPRHRCMLCNKEFLGGHIVRHAQAHQKKGSFACVICGRKFRNRGLMQKHLKNHVKKIQRQQIAAAQQDDQEVTALGEINCSNSSISFENGNSDSKDLEVETLTASSEGDKEVIPEHVAEFIEIPVSAPEDVTENVIENGSPVTSLNNVLKPLPECGDDYEEEEDEEGDYEEDDYDLNQETSVIHKINGTVCHPKDIYATDQEGNFKCPALGCVRIFKRIGFLNKHAMTVHPTDLNVRQTVMKWSKGKCKFCQRQFEDSQHFIDHLNRHSYPNVYFCLHFNCNESFKLPFQLAQHTKSHRIFQAQCSFPECHELFEDLPLLYEHEAQHYLSKTPESSAQPSETILWDVHTDSNPNHQEKDSSSNEKQTISLPVSTSKSRKESTEPKTCIESMEKKTDSLVQNGNERSDDTVSNISLIDQKMPDIEPNSENNCSSSDLVNGHSEIEQTPLVSSDPALKIDTNRIRTENGSILPSVVPQEHNTLPVSQAPSKPNLTSEHTSYGLILTKPYVRPLPPSYLDERYLSMPKRRKFLTDRVDACSDQDNVYKKSVKRLRCGKCLTTYCNAEALEAHLAQKKCQTLFGFDSDDESA
- the ZNF654 gene encoding zinc finger protein 654 isoform X4 — protein: MLALQLCESFLIPQLQNGDMYCIWELIFIWSKLQLKSNPSKQVFVDQCYQLLRTATNVRVIFPFMKIIKDEVEEEGLQICVEICGCALQLDLHDDPKTKCLIYKTIAHFLPNDLEILRICALSIFFLERSLEAYRTVEELYKRPDEEYNEGTSSVQNRVRFELLPILKKGLFFDPEFWNFVMIKKNCVALLSDKSVVRFLNESTLENNAGNLKRTEEQQGLEEGFDSLTDQSTGETDPDDVSGVQPKGHINTKKNFTALNTSKVDHNVPRHRCMLCNKEFLGGHIVRHAQAHQKKGSFACVICGRKFRNRGLMQKHLKNHVKKIQRQQIAAAQQDDQEVTALGEINCSNSSISFENGNSDSKDLEVETLTASSEGDKEVIPEHVAEFIEIPVSAPEDVTENVIENGSPVTSLNNVLKPLPECGDDYEEEEDEEGDYEEDDYDLNQETSVIHKINGTVCHPKDIYATDQEGNFKCPALGCVRIFKRIGFLNKHAMTVHPTDLNVRQTVMKWSKGKCKFCQRQFEDSQHFIDHLNRHSYPNVYFCLHFNCNESFKLPFQLAQHTKSHRIFQAQCSFPECHELFEDLPLLYEHEAQHYLSKTPESSAQPSETILWDVHTDSNPNHQEKDSSSNEKQTISLPVSTSKSRKESTEPKTCIESMEKKTDSLVQNGNERSDDTVSNISLIDQKMPDIEPNSENNCSSSDLVNGHSEIEQTPLVSSDPALKIDTNRIRTENGSILPSVVPQEHNTLPVSQAPSKPNLTSEHTSYGLILTKPYVRPLPPSYLDERYLSMPKRRKFLTDRVDACSDQDNVYKKSVKRLRCGKCLTTYCNAEALEAHLAQKKCQTLFGFDSDDESA
- the ZNF654 gene encoding zinc finger protein 654 isoform X1, encoding MAEEESDQEAERLGEELVAIVESPLGPVGLRAAGDGRGGAGSGNCGGGVGISSRDYCRRFCQVVEDYAGRWQVPLPQLQVLQTALCCFTTASASFPDECEHVQYVLSSLAVSFFELLLFFGRDEFYEEPLKDILGSFQECQNHLRRYGNVNLELVTRIIRDGGPWEDPVLQAVLKAQPASQEIVNKYLSSENPLFFELRARYLIACERIPEAMALIKSCINHPEISKDLYFHQALFTCLFMSPVEDQLFREHLLKTDCKSGIDIICNAEKEGKTMLALQLCESFLIPQLQNGDMYCIWELIFIWSKLQLKSNPSKQVFVDQCYQLLRTATNVRVIFPFMKIIKDEVEEEGLQICVEICGCALQLDLHDDPKTKCLIYKTIAHFLPNDLEILRICALSIFFLERSLEAYRTVEELYKRPDEEYNEGTSSVQNRVRFELLPILKKGLFFDPEFWNFVMIKKNCVALLSDKSVVRFLNESTLENNAGNLKRTEEQQGLEEGFDSLTDQSTGETDPDDVSGVQPKGHINTKKNFTALNTSKVDHNVPRHRCMLCNKEFLGGHIVRHAQAHQKKGSFACVICGRKFRNRGLMQKHLKNHVKKIQRQQIAAAQQDDQEVTALGEINCSNSSISFENGNSDSKDLEVETLTASSEGDKEVIPEHVAEFIEIPVSAPEDVTENVIENGSPVTSLNNVLKPLPECGDDYEEEEDEEGDYEEDDYDLNQETSVIHKINGTVCHPKDIYATDQEGNFKCPALGCVRIFKRIGFLNKHAMTVHPTDLNVRQTVMKWSKGKCKFCQRQFEDSQHFIDHLNRHSYPNVYFCLHFNCNESFKLPFQLAQHTKSHRIFQAQCSFPECHELFEDLPLLYEHEAQHYLSKTPESSAQPSETILWDVHTDSNPNHQEKDSSSNEKQTISLPVSTSKSRKESTEPKTCIESMEKKTDSLVQNGNERSDDTVSNISLIDQKMPDIEPNSENNCSSSDLVNGHSEIEQTPLVSSDPALKIDTNRIRTENGSILPSVVPQEHNTLPVSQAPSKPNLTSEHTSYGLILTKPYVRPLPPSYLDERYLSMPKRRKFLTDRVDACSDQDNVYKKSVKRLRCGKCLTTYCNAEALEAHLAQKKCQTLFGFDSDDESA
- the ZNF654 gene encoding zinc finger protein 654 isoform X3 yields the protein MALIKSCINHPEISKDLYFHQALFTCLFMSPVEDQLFREHLLKTDCKSGIDIICNAEKEGKTMLALQLCESFLIPQLQNGDMYCIWELIFIWSKLQLKSNPSKQVFVDQCYQLLRTATNVRVIFPFMKIIKDEVEEEGLQICVEICGCALQLDLHDDPKTKCLIYKTIAHFLPNDLEILRICALSIFFLERSLEAYRTVEELYKRPDEEYNEGTSSVQNRVRFELLPILKKGLFFDPEFWNFVMIKKNCVALLSDKSVVRFLNESTLENNAGNLKRTEEQQGLEEGFDSLTDQSTGETDPDDVSGVQPKGHINTKKNFTALNTSKVDHNVPRHRCMLCNKEFLGGHIVRHAQAHQKKGSFACVICGRKFRNRGLMQKHLKNHVKKIQRQQIAAAQQDDQEVTALGEINCSNSSISFENGNSDSKDLEVETLTASSEGDKEVIPEHVAEFIEIPVSAPEDVTENVIENGSPVTSLNNVLKPLPECGDDYEEEEDEEGDYEEDDYDLNQETSVIHKINGTVCHPKDIYATDQEGNFKCPALGCVRIFKRIGFLNKHAMTVHPTDLNVRQTVMKWSKGKCKFCQRQFEDSQHFIDHLNRHSYPNVYFCLHFNCNESFKLPFQLAQHTKSHRIFQAQCSFPECHELFEDLPLLYEHEAQHYLSKTPESSAQPSETILWDVHTDSNPNHQEKDSSSNEKQTISLPVSTSKSRKESTEPKTCIESMEKKTDSLVQNGNERSDDTVSNISLIDQKMPDIEPNSENNCSSSDLVNGHSEIEQTPLVSSDPALKIDTNRIRTENGSILPSVVPQEHNTLPVSQAPSKPNLTSEHTSYGLILTKPYVRPLPPSYLDERYLSMPKRRKFLTDRVDACSDQDNVYKKSVKRLRCGKCLTTYCNAEALEAHLAQKKCQTLFGFDSDDESA